The following are encoded together in the Xylanivirga thermophila genome:
- a CDS encoding ABC transporter ATP-binding protein encodes MLALNNISKTFNTGTPNEKTIFKDFNLTVEDEDFISIIGSNGAGKSTLLNIIAGAYPVDRGTIRLDGTDITKFPEHKKSYLIGRVFQDPLKGTAPSMTIEENLAMALNRGKKLSLSRGITKKDREYFKEQLSLVDLGLENRLTDRVELLSGGQRQVLTLIMATITKPKLLLLDEHTAALDPKTAELVNSLTNHIINQNKITTLMITHNMEHAITTGNRLLMMHEGDIIFDMGGAEKKKTTVSGLLNKFEEVQKISFNTDRVMLAY; translated from the coding sequence ATGTTAGCCTTAAATAATATTTCAAAAACATTTAACACTGGTACGCCAAATGAAAAAACAATATTCAAAGATTTTAATTTAACAGTTGAAGATGAAGATTTTATATCCATAATAGGAAGCAATGGAGCCGGGAAATCTACCCTTTTAAATATAATTGCCGGTGCATATCCTGTAGATCGGGGTACCATAAGGCTAGATGGCACTGATATAACAAAATTTCCAGAGCATAAAAAATCCTATCTTATAGGAAGGGTTTTTCAAGATCCCCTTAAAGGTACTGCTCCATCTATGACTATAGAGGAGAATCTGGCCATGGCTTTAAACCGTGGCAAAAAATTAAGCCTATCTCGGGGTATAACAAAAAAAGACAGGGAGTACTTCAAAGAACAATTAAGCCTAGTAGATTTAGGGCTGGAAAACAGGCTAACCGATCGAGTAGAATTGTTGTCAGGAGGACAAAGACAGGTTCTAACCCTTATAATGGCTACCATTACAAAACCAAAGTTATTACTTTTAGATGAACATACTGCAGCGTTAGATCCTAAAACCGCCGAACTCGTAAACTCCCTTACAAATCATATAATAAATCAGAATAAAATAACCACCCTTATGATAACCCATAACATGGAACATGCCATAACTACCGGCAATCGTCTGCTTATGATGCACGAAGGAGATATAATCTTTGATATGGGTGGGGCTGAAAAGAAAAAGACAACAGTTTCAGGATTACTGAATAAATTTGAAGAAGTACAAAAGATAAGTTTTAACACTGACAGGGTAATGCTAGCATACTAG
- a CDS encoding MFS transporter: MENNINRKGSVAALYASFFLIGITVTVYGPTINYLMKDYNISMGKASLFVTFMSMGRTLSVLASGILSDKAGRKPILFGGTLCLTLGLLGIGTLSWYTGGLIFAVIAGVGHGMLDTSASAAISDLYPEKMSRALNRLHMFFGIGCLIGPIISGSMLALGCNWRYIYLVNAIIGLLITIFIWFQSFPQIQNVQTSDAGKGHFIISSTVIALGLILFIYSGVGQSINTWINKYMGDVVNFPIFFAAGTLAIYNLGITLGRLFSSFISEKIGYYRWILYASIGSLVGIVMAFMAGVGIIIVIGLFITGFFFGGLFPTVIAIAGNIYPNNKGAITGGLVTIAAIGSMSVPAIIGFMSQDGSLQSSVKWLIALVALMVIIVSIMQYKKKEN; the protein is encoded by the coding sequence ATGGAAAATAATATAAACAGGAAGGGATCTGTAGCAGCGCTCTATGCATCGTTTTTTCTAATAGGTATTACTGTAACTGTTTATGGACCTACTATAAATTATTTAATGAAGGACTACAATATAAGCATGGGAAAGGCCAGTCTATTTGTCACCTTTATGTCTATGGGTCGTACCCTATCGGTGCTTGCAAGTGGCATATTAAGCGATAAGGCGGGACGAAAACCAATATTATTTGGTGGTACTTTGTGCTTAACTTTAGGTCTTTTAGGTATAGGTACGCTATCATGGTATACAGGTGGGTTGATATTTGCAGTTATAGCAGGCGTCGGACATGGTATGCTCGATACTTCAGCTAGTGCCGCCATATCCGATTTATATCCTGAGAAAATGAGCAGGGCACTTAATAGATTACATATGTTCTTTGGGATAGGCTGCCTTATAGGTCCTATTATATCGGGTAGTATGCTTGCTTTAGGATGCAATTGGAGATATATATATCTTGTAAATGCCATCATAGGTCTTTTAATAACTATATTTATATGGTTTCAATCATTTCCTCAGATTCAAAATGTTCAAACATCCGATGCAGGTAAAGGACATTTTATCATATCTTCTACAGTAATTGCCCTAGGCCTTATACTATTTATATATTCAGGGGTAGGACAGAGTATAAATACATGGATAAATAAATACATGGGGGATGTAGTAAACTTTCCCATATTTTTTGCAGCAGGAACCCTTGCTATTTATAATTTGGGGATTACATTGGGAAGGCTATTTAGCAGTTTTATTTCAGAAAAAATAGGCTATTATAGATGGATATTGTATGCGTCAATAGGTTCATTAGTTGGGATAGTGATGGCCTTCATGGCGGGAGTAGGCATAATAATAGTAATAGGGCTCTTTATTACAGGTTTTTTCTTTGGAGGTTTATTCCCAACGGTTATTGCTATTGCAGGTAATATTTATCCCAATAATAAAGGGGCGATAACAGGAGGGCTGGTTACCATTGCAGCTATAGGTAGTATGTCGGTACCGGCAATTATAGGATTTATGTCCCAAGACGGAAGCCTCCAATCTTCTGTTAAATGGTTAATTGCGCTGGTTGCATTGATGGTTATAATAGTGTCTATAATGCAATATAAGAAAAAAGAAAATTAA
- a CDS encoding sugar phosphate isomerase/epimerase family protein yields the protein MKTAVSMWSVQRQFFKGNITIDDFLSFAFRAGVDGVELLDCFWKNPAEIDNTIDLIDKNNWTVACYSISNDFVTEDEKELDEQIAYVKEGIDTAVRLGTDTLRVFAGNKKMDISYEEGIKYILYGLRECVSYAEQRGIDMVLENHGVFAGKSNQILAIINEVGSQRLKANVDIGNFLLVAEDPMDGIKHLRSSIGYVHLKDFKRLHDEGIQEVYRSLDDHMYQAIPIGQGDVPIKKTIEFLKSNDYYGYLSIEYEGIGDPIEETKQSIDFVKSII from the coding sequence ATGAAAACCGCTGTAAGTATGTGGAGTGTACAAAGGCAATTTTTTAAAGGCAATATTACTATAGATGATTTTTTATCATTTGCCTTTAGGGCGGGAGTAGATGGAGTAGAGCTTTTAGACTGTTTTTGGAAAAATCCTGCAGAGATAGATAATACCATTGATCTGATAGATAAAAACAATTGGACAGTAGCCTGTTATTCCATAAGCAATGATTTTGTTACTGAGGATGAAAAAGAACTAGACGAACAAATTGCCTATGTAAAAGAAGGTATTGATACTGCTGTCAGATTAGGGACTGATACGCTGAGGGTGTTTGCCGGCAATAAAAAAATGGATATTTCATATGAAGAAGGAATAAAATACATATTGTATGGCTTAAGAGAATGTGTTTCATATGCTGAGCAAAGGGGAATCGACATGGTCTTGGAGAATCACGGGGTTTTTGCTGGTAAGTCTAATCAAATACTTGCCATTATAAATGAGGTAGGTTCTCAAAGATTAAAGGCCAATGTTGATATAGGGAATTTTTTGCTCGTTGCCGAAGATCCTATGGATGGCATAAAGCATTTAAGGTCTAGTATAGGATATGTACATCTTAAGGATTTTAAAAGGTTACATGATGAAGGAATTCAAGAAGTGTATCGTTCCCTTGATGATCACATGTACCAAGCTATCCCCATAGGGCAGGGTGATGTACCTATTAAAAAAACAATCGAGTTTTTAAAATCCAATGACTATTATGGTTATTTATCTATCGAATATGAAGGCATAGGCGATCCTATAGAAGAGACAAAACAAAGTATAGATTTTGTAAAGAGTATTATATAG
- a CDS encoding sugar phosphate isomerase/epimerase family protein, protein MSAFKIGVMVDSFRLGLEDGIKKAKEVGAAGIQIYATSGEMAPENLSPQRRKEILDMIKSNGLVVSALCGDLGGHGFTVPEDNPARIEKSKRIMDLAKDLETNVVTTHIGIAPEDHNHPRFKVLQEACEQLGEYGDNVGAYFAIETGPEKAVTLKKFLDSLSSKGVRVNFDPANFAMVTGDDPVQGVYTLKDYIVHTHAKDGVRKKPINPEWVYNRLQLPEGEIEDVNFKDYYEEVPLGEGDVRFSEYIKALNEVGYNGFLTIEREVGADPEKDIRLAVNFLNSKLKELGL, encoded by the coding sequence ATGTCAGCATTTAAGATTGGTGTAATGGTAGATTCTTTTAGACTGGGATTAGAAGATGGCATAAAAAAGGCAAAAGAAGTAGGGGCTGCAGGTATTCAAATTTATGCTACATCCGGAGAAATGGCTCCAGAAAATCTAAGCCCACAAAGGCGAAAGGAAATATTGGATATGATAAAATCCAATGGTTTAGTTGTATCAGCCTTATGTGGTGATTTAGGCGGACATGGTTTTACAGTACCAGAGGATAATCCGGCAAGAATTGAAAAGTCAAAGAGGATTATGGATCTGGCAAAGGATTTAGAAACAAATGTTGTTACTACTCATATTGGTATTGCACCGGAAGATCATAATCATCCAAGATTTAAGGTATTGCAAGAGGCCTGTGAACAATTAGGCGAATATGGTGACAATGTAGGTGCATACTTTGCCATTGAGACTGGTCCTGAAAAGGCAGTTACACTAAAGAAATTTTTAGACAGTTTATCTTCAAAGGGTGTAAGGGTAAACTTTGATCCTGCAAACTTTGCAATGGTTACTGGTGATGATCCTGTGCAAGGTGTATATACATTGAAGGATTATATAGTACATACCCATGCTAAGGACGGAGTAAGGAAAAAGCCCATCAATCCTGAATGGGTATATAATAGGTTACAATTACCAGAGGGTGAGATAGAGGATGTAAACTTTAAGGATTATTATGAGGAAGTACCTCTGGGCGAAGGTGATGTCCGCTTTAGCGAATATATAAAGGCTCTTAATGAAGTAGGATATAATGGATTTCTTACAATAGAGCGTGAAGTAGGGGCAGATCCTGAAAAAGATATTAGATTGGCGGTGAACTTCCTAAATAGCAAATTAAAAGAGTTAGGATTATGA